The following are from one region of the Chromobacterium phragmitis genome:
- a CDS encoding sensor histidine kinase — protein MRYATIAMATLGAILLYLLAVATGNASKLNDYYWWVFGLNSLLLLALLSVVGRQLWRLRQRVKNRVFGAKLTQKLALMFAGVALVPGLLVFTVSAQFLTRSIESWFDVRVEAALDRGLVLGRSALNYVLDDVGRKGRMVQEEVEALPDGVLPVRLERLREQLGLKEIAVFNRANGQLLAFAGGDARRLPQAPSHEALRAVKLRTPQQSIENDNNSGLALKVLLAYRAPGEQTRVLQLLQAAPADISRDAEQIESARSEYRQLLLARQGLRTFYMLTLALAVLLALTAALAFALFLSERLSAPLSELAAGTRAVAQGDFSKRHPVYRRDELGMLTTLFNRMTQQLDEARQLAEKNRGELEGGKLYLESILANLSAGVIAFSGDWQIRAANTSASRILGVDFSDLADHRFPEWGAVIPAVSTLVDTVMQHADGDVESDWQTQLGYETAQGERALLVRGARLPEHSSDGYVLVFNDITELARAQRDAAWGEVAKRLAHEIRNPLTPIQLSAERLAMKLADKLEGADADMLKRSTDTIIKQVGALKGMVEAFRDYARAPRIKLVKLDLNQVIREVMALYESNPAVKIALDDVPLMIMGDAALLRQVLHNLMQNAQDAVLDVGIPMIQISSRQEEGNALVSVEDNGSGFNPDILRRAFEPYVTSKAKGTGLGLAVVKKIMEEHHGQVILGSAGRNGARVLLSLPLLEA, from the coding sequence ATGCGCTACGCCACCATCGCGATGGCGACGCTGGGCGCCATCCTGCTTTACCTGTTGGCGGTGGCCACCGGCAACGCTTCCAAGCTCAATGATTACTACTGGTGGGTGTTCGGCCTGAACAGCCTGCTGCTGCTGGCCCTGCTCAGCGTGGTGGGCCGCCAGCTGTGGCGGCTGCGGCAGCGGGTGAAGAACCGCGTGTTCGGGGCCAAGCTGACGCAAAAGCTGGCGCTGATGTTCGCCGGCGTCGCGCTGGTGCCGGGTTTGCTGGTGTTCACCGTGTCGGCGCAATTCCTCACCCGCAGCATCGAAAGCTGGTTCGACGTGCGCGTCGAGGCGGCGCTGGACCGCGGGCTGGTGCTGGGGCGCAGCGCGCTCAATTACGTGCTGGACGATGTCGGCCGCAAGGGGCGCATGGTGCAGGAGGAGGTGGAAGCCTTGCCGGACGGGGTGTTGCCAGTGCGGCTGGAGCGGCTGCGCGAGCAGCTGGGACTGAAGGAAATCGCCGTCTTCAACCGCGCCAACGGCCAACTGCTGGCCTTCGCCGGCGGCGACGCGCGCCGTTTGCCGCAGGCGCCGAGCCACGAGGCGCTGCGGGCGGTCAAGCTGCGCACGCCGCAGCAGAGCATAGAAAACGATAACAACAGCGGCCTGGCGCTGAAAGTGCTGCTGGCCTACCGCGCGCCGGGAGAGCAGACCCGAGTGTTGCAGTTGCTGCAGGCGGCGCCGGCCGACATCAGCCGCGACGCCGAGCAGATCGAAAGCGCGCGCTCCGAATACCGCCAGCTGTTGTTGGCGCGGCAGGGGCTGCGCACCTTTTACATGCTGACGCTGGCGTTGGCGGTGCTGCTGGCGCTGACTGCGGCGCTGGCCTTCGCGCTGTTCTTGTCCGAACGGCTGTCGGCGCCCTTGTCCGAGCTTGCCGCGGGGACCCGGGCGGTGGCGCAAGGCGACTTTTCCAAGCGCCATCCCGTCTATCGCCGCGACGAGCTGGGCATGCTGACCACGCTGTTCAACCGTATGACGCAGCAATTGGACGAGGCCAGGCAACTGGCGGAAAAGAACCGCGGCGAGCTCGAAGGCGGCAAACTTTATCTGGAAAGCATACTGGCCAATTTGTCGGCCGGCGTCATCGCTTTCAGCGGCGATTGGCAGATCCGCGCCGCCAATACCAGCGCTTCGCGCATTCTGGGCGTCGATTTCAGCGATCTGGCCGACCACCGCTTCCCGGAGTGGGGCGCGGTGATTCCGGCGGTGTCCACGTTGGTGGACACGGTGATGCAGCACGCCGACGGCGACGTGGAGAGCGACTGGCAGACCCAGCTAGGCTACGAAACCGCCCAGGGCGAGCGCGCGCTTTTGGTGCGCGGCGCGCGGCTGCCGGAGCATTCCAGCGACGGCTACGTGCTGGTGTTCAACGACATCACCGAACTGGCGCGCGCCCAGCGCGACGCGGCTTGGGGCGAGGTGGCCAAGCGGCTGGCGCACGAGATCCGCAATCCGCTGACGCCGATCCAGCTGTCTGCCGAAAGGCTGGCGATGAAGCTGGCGGACAAGCTGGAAGGCGCCGACGCCGACATGCTCAAGCGCTCCACCGACACCATCATCAAGCAGGTGGGCGCGCTCAAGGGCATGGTGGAGGCGTTCCGCGATTACGCCCGCGCGCCGCGCATCAAGCTGGTCAAACTTGATCTCAATCAGGTGATCCGGGAGGTGATGGCCCTTTACGAATCCAATCCTGCTGTTAAGATTGCGCTGGACGATGTTCCGCTGATGATCATGGGAGACGCCGCCCTGCTCAGGCAGGTGCTGCACAATCTGATGCAGAACGCTCAGGATGCGGTCCTTGACGTTGGCATCCCGATGATTCAAATTAGCAGCCGACAAGAAGAAGGAAACGCGCTCGTCAGCGTGGAGGACAATGGCTCGGGCTTCAATCCGGACATCCTCAGGCGCGCGTTCGAGCCATACGTGACCAGTAAAGCCAAGGGAACCGGTCTTGGACTGGCCGTGGTCAAGAAGATTATGGAAGAACACCATGGACAGGTCATTTTGGGGAGCGCCGGGCGGAATGGCGCGCGGGTCCTTCTTTCCCTGCCATTGCTGGAGGCCTAA
- a CDS encoding sigma-54-dependent transcriptional regulator — protein MRSSDILIVDDEIGIRELLSEILQDEGYTVALAENAEVARQLRNQTRPALVLLDIWMPDCDGVTLLKEWAKSGLLNMPVVMMSGHASIDTAVEATRIGAFDFLEKPIALQKLLTTVQRALKYGDMQANTSLNLDKLGRSEPIQELKRQLERVAKVKSPVLLTGESGSGFELVARFFHQGNTPWVTPAKLEQLADAPLELLQKANNGVLYLPEIGQYSRRVQQGLLFLLSKLDRFNVRLICSCSRPLQELLVDPECDNRLLTALSSVIVPIPPLREHSEDITFIAEQILVELVESKQVPARKLTTAALNAMRQYDWPGNLEQLRSIIKSLALTAESDEIDAAEVNKVLAQFRHEKPVEESGFDFNIPLRELREQLERRYFEYHISLENGNMSRVAQKVGLERTHLYRKLKQLGIKFARKVAEE, from the coding sequence ATGCGTAGCAGCGATATTTTGATTGTGGACGACGAGATCGGCATCCGAGAGTTGCTCTCCGAGATCCTGCAGGACGAAGGTTATACCGTGGCCCTGGCGGAAAACGCCGAGGTAGCCCGCCAATTGCGCAACCAGACCCGCCCCGCGCTGGTGTTGCTGGACATCTGGATGCCCGATTGCGACGGCGTCACCCTGCTGAAGGAATGGGCCAAGTCCGGCCTGCTCAACATGCCGGTGGTGATGATGTCAGGCCACGCCAGCATAGACACCGCGGTGGAAGCCACTCGCATCGGTGCCTTCGATTTCCTCGAAAAGCCGATCGCGCTGCAGAAGCTGCTGACCACGGTGCAGCGCGCGCTGAAGTACGGCGACATGCAGGCCAATACCTCGCTGAATCTGGACAAGCTGGGCCGCAGCGAGCCGATACAGGAATTGAAGCGCCAGCTGGAGCGCGTGGCCAAGGTCAAGTCGCCGGTGCTGTTGACCGGCGAGTCCGGTTCGGGCTTTGAGCTGGTGGCGCGCTTTTTCCATCAGGGCAACACGCCGTGGGTGACGCCGGCCAAGCTGGAGCAGCTGGCCGACGCGCCGCTGGAGCTCTTGCAGAAGGCCAACAACGGCGTGCTCTATCTGCCGGAGATCGGCCAGTACAGCCGCCGCGTGCAGCAGGGCCTGCTGTTCCTGCTGTCCAAGCTCGATCGCTTCAACGTGCGCCTGATCTGTTCCTGCAGCCGTCCGCTGCAGGAGCTGCTGGTGGACCCGGAGTGCGACAACCGCCTGCTGACCGCGCTGTCCAGCGTGATTGTGCCGATTCCGCCGCTGCGCGAGCATTCCGAAGACATCACCTTCATCGCCGAGCAGATCCTGGTGGAGCTGGTGGAGTCCAAGCAGGTGCCGGCGCGCAAGCTGACCACCGCCGCGCTGAACGCCATGCGCCAGTACGACTGGCCGGGCAATCTGGAGCAGCTGCGCAGCATCATCAAGAGCCTGGCGCTGACCGCCGAGTCCGACGAGATCGACGCCGCCGAGGTCAACAAGGTGCTGGCCCAGTTCCGCCACGAGAAGCCGGTGGAGGAGTCGGGCTTCGACTTCAACATCCCGCTGCGGGAATTGCGCGAACAGCTGGAGCGCCGTTATTTCGAGTACCACATCTCGCTGGAGAACGGCAATATGAGCCGGGTGGCGCAGAAAGTGGGCCTGGAGCGCACTCACTTGTACCGCAAGCTGAAGCAGCTGGGCATCAAGTTCGCCCGCAAGGTGGCGGAGGAGTAA
- a CDS encoding HesA/MoeB/ThiF family protein has protein sequence MEFERDLDDEALLRYSRHILLPEIDIAGQRRLLAARALIVGAGGLGSPAALYLAGAGVGRIAIVDDDAVELSNLQRQIAHDTASLGQGKAESAARRMAAMNPSIEVRPLAERLSGERLIEEVAAHDLVLDCSDNFATRHAVNRACVAARVPLVSGAAVRFSGQLAVFDSRDAASPCYHCLFPDEGEAGDGPCATFGVLSPLVGVIGSLQAVEAVKLLAGVPPALGKLTLYDALNGSFKQIRVPRDPACAVCGEL, from the coding sequence ATGGAATTCGAACGCGATCTGGACGATGAGGCGTTGCTGCGTTACAGCCGCCATATCCTGCTTCCCGAGATCGACATCGCCGGCCAGCGCCGGCTGCTGGCGGCGCGCGCGCTGATCGTCGGCGCCGGCGGCCTGGGTTCGCCGGCGGCGCTGTACCTGGCTGGCGCCGGCGTCGGCCGGATCGCCATCGTCGACGACGACGCCGTGGAGCTGTCCAATCTGCAGCGCCAGATCGCCCACGACACCGCCAGCCTGGGCCAGGGCAAGGCCGAGTCTGCGGCGCGGAGGATGGCCGCGATGAACCCTTCGATCGAGGTCAGGCCGCTGGCCGAGCGCCTGTCAGGCGAGCGATTGATCGAAGAAGTCGCCGCGCACGACCTGGTGCTGGATTGCTCGGACAATTTCGCCACCCGCCACGCGGTCAACCGCGCCTGCGTGGCCGCCAGGGTGCCGCTGGTGTCCGGCGCGGCGGTGCGCTTCTCAGGCCAGCTGGCGGTGTTCGACAGCCGAGATGCGGCGTCGCCGTGCTACCACTGCCTGTTCCCGGACGAGGGAGAGGCCGGCGACGGCCCGTGCGCGACGTTTGGCGTGCTGTCGCCGCTGGTGGGCGTGATCGGCAGTTTGCAGGCGGTGGAGGCGGTCAAGCTGCTGGCCGGCGTTCCGCCGGCGCTGGGCAAGCTGACCCTGTACGACGCGCTGAACGGGAGCTTCAAGCAGATCCGCGTGCCGCGCGATCCTGCTTGCGCGGTGTGCGGGGAATTGTAG
- a CDS encoding TlpA family protein disulfide reductase, translated as MKKGVLILAALLVAAGVAYSLLFAGNPAPEVKLTSLTGQTASTSSLKGKVVLVNFWATSCPGCVEEMPEIKKLHQDYAGKGLNVVAVAMSYDPPNYVQSFVAKYQLPFFVAVDTQGDAAKAFGDIQLAPTTFLIDKQGNIIKRYVGVMNFPEVRKLIEQHL; from the coding sequence ATGAAGAAAGGTGTGTTGATCCTGGCGGCGCTGCTGGTGGCGGCCGGCGTCGCGTACTCGCTGCTGTTCGCCGGCAATCCGGCGCCCGAGGTCAAACTGACCTCGCTGACCGGCCAGACCGCCAGCACCTCGTCGCTGAAGGGCAAGGTGGTGCTGGTCAACTTCTGGGCCACCAGTTGCCCCGGCTGCGTGGAGGAAATGCCGGAGATCAAGAAGCTGCACCAGGACTACGCCGGCAAGGGCCTCAACGTGGTGGCGGTGGCGATGAGCTACGACCCGCCCAACTACGTGCAAAGCTTTGTCGCCAAGTACCAGTTGCCCTTCTTCGTCGCGGTGGATACCCAGGGCGACGCAGCCAAGGCCTTCGGCGACATCCAGCTGGCGCCCACCACCTTCCTGATCGACAAGCAGGGCAACATCATCAAGCGCTACGTCGGGGTGATGAACTTCCCCGAAGTGCGCAAGCTGATCGAGCAGCATCTGTAA
- a CDS encoding acyl-CoA thioesterase translates to MAHETRIKVRGYHLDLFGHVNNARYLEFLEEARWNCFEDSGALPQFLQSGLGLAVVNINIDYARPATMGETLVIETGVKSIGNRSAVIHQRVLLDGSDTLVSQADVTFVVFDTRANKAVVLEGPLKEAMELIQAKSA, encoded by the coding sequence ATGGCGCACGAAACCCGCATCAAGGTCCGCGGCTATCATCTGGACTTGTTCGGCCACGTCAACAACGCCCGCTACCTGGAATTCCTGGAAGAAGCGCGCTGGAACTGCTTCGAGGACAGCGGCGCGCTGCCGCAATTCCTGCAAAGCGGCCTGGGGCTGGCCGTGGTCAACATCAACATCGACTACGCCCGCCCGGCCACCATGGGCGAGACGCTGGTCATCGAAACCGGCGTCAAATCGATAGGCAACCGCAGCGCGGTGATCCACCAGCGCGTGCTGCTGGACGGCAGCGACACCCTGGTCTCCCAGGCCGACGTCACCTTCGTGGTGTTCGACACCCGCGCGAACAAGGCCGTGGTGCTGGAAGGCCCGCTGAAAGAAGCGATGGAACTGATACAGGCCAAGTCTGCCTAA
- a CDS encoding VacJ, which produces MFEVNRSIALLRPQAPFLDWLKSLPGGIDPQLTLEALAADCNALLIPPAEEADAARRYVQQSYRQLFEAELADWCEDDSLWPQNISPNLFQQWFKVEIHSVLTDLVPEPLEREAFTPLDLDGLAD; this is translated from the coding sequence ATGTTCGAAGTCAACCGCAGCATCGCCCTGCTGCGCCCGCAAGCCCCGTTTCTCGACTGGCTGAAAAGCCTGCCCGGCGGCATCGACCCGCAGCTGACGCTGGAGGCGCTGGCCGCCGACTGCAACGCGCTGCTGATCCCGCCGGCAGAGGAGGCCGACGCCGCCCGCCGCTACGTCCAGCAAAGCTACCGCCAGCTGTTCGAGGCCGAGCTGGCCGACTGGTGCGAGGACGACAGCCTGTGGCCGCAGAACATCAGCCCCAACCTGTTCCAGCAATGGTTCAAGGTGGAAATCCACTCGGTGCTGACTGACCTGGTTCCGGAGCCGCTGGAGCGCGAAGCGTTCACGCCTCTGGACCTGGACGGCCTCGCCGATTAA
- a CDS encoding energy transducer TonB, with product MADHLHRSRPSASSGPLLWLALAASLLAHLLLFSLGGGRSAPEPQSPPAAGQISIRLIRHPAPVPPPTARAAEADHAGSGNSPEPAQLLSRSEAPRPRPAEEAPMPPAPANPIVRPSPAPAKVPSAPPSGQISTGSLLAQVGALSRGGDNAAADSDRESGQPGDQLGEAARGYPWARYQADWRLKVERIGNLNYPEDARRQGLHGAVTLEVTIAADGALLKQRVSRSSGSAVLDQAAQRIVELSSPFPPFPPALARSPSLRISQKFVFTRDNLLSSH from the coding sequence ATGGCCGATCACCTTCACCGCTCCCGCCCATCCGCGTCCAGCGGCCCGCTGCTGTGGCTGGCGCTGGCCGCGTCGCTGCTGGCCCACCTGCTGCTGTTCAGCCTGGGCGGCGGCCGGAGCGCGCCCGAGCCGCAGAGCCCGCCGGCGGCCGGCCAAATCAGCATACGCCTGATCCGCCATCCGGCGCCCGTTCCGCCGCCTACCGCGCGCGCGGCGGAAGCCGACCACGCCGGCTCCGGCAACAGTCCGGAGCCCGCCCAGCTGCTCAGCCGCAGCGAAGCGCCTCGTCCGCGACCGGCCGAGGAAGCGCCCATGCCGCCTGCTCCCGCCAACCCCATCGTCCGCCCGTCGCCCGCGCCGGCGAAAGTGCCGTCCGCGCCGCCCAGCGGCCAGATCAGCACCGGTTCGCTGCTGGCTCAGGTCGGCGCCTTGTCGCGCGGCGGAGACAACGCCGCCGCCGACAGCGACCGCGAGAGCGGCCAGCCAGGCGACCAGTTGGGCGAGGCGGCCCGCGGTTACCCATGGGCGCGCTACCAGGCTGACTGGCGGCTGAAAGTGGAGCGCATCGGCAACCTGAATTACCCGGAAGACGCGCGGCGCCAAGGGCTGCACGGCGCGGTGACGCTGGAAGTGACCATCGCCGCCGACGGCGCGCTGCTGAAACAGCGGGTCAGCCGCTCGTCCGGCAGCGCGGTGCTGGACCAGGCCGCCCAGCGCATCGTCGAGCTTTCCTCCCCGTTTCCGCCGTTCCCGCCGGCGCTGGCGCGCAGCCCTTCGCTGCGCATCAGCCAGAAGTTCGTGTTCACCCGGGACAACCTCTTATCCAGCCATTGA
- a CDS encoding Dps family protein, producing MDIGINEQDRQEIAHGLSRLLADSYTLYLKTHNFHWNVTGPMFNTLHLMFETQYNELSLAVDAIAERIRALGHYAPGSYADYAKLTAIPEAAGAPPKAEDMIRQLVDGHETVCRTARSVFAVVERASDEPSADLLTQRLQVHEKTAWMLRSLLEK from the coding sequence ATGGATATCGGCATCAATGAACAAGACCGCCAGGAAATCGCCCACGGCCTATCCCGCCTGCTGGCGGACAGCTATACCCTGTACCTGAAGACGCACAACTTCCACTGGAACGTCACCGGGCCGATGTTCAACACTCTGCACCTGATGTTCGAAACCCAGTACAACGAGCTGTCGCTGGCGGTGGACGCCATCGCCGAGCGCATCCGCGCGCTGGGCCACTACGCGCCGGGCAGCTACGCCGACTACGCCAAACTGACCGCCATTCCGGAGGCCGCCGGCGCGCCGCCCAAGGCCGAGGACATGATCCGCCAACTGGTGGACGGCCATGAAACCGTCTGCCGCACCGCCCGCAGCGTCTTCGCCGTAGTGGAGCGCGCCTCCGACGAGCCCAGCGCCGACCTGCTGACCCAGCGCCTGCAGGTGCACGAGAAAACCGCCTGGATGCTGCGCAGCCTGCTGGAAAAATAA
- a CDS encoding DUF167 domain-containing protein: MKPWLSCQDGHVRLTLHVQPGAKKTEAAGEHGDCLKIRLAAPPVDGKANAALLAWLAERFGVAKRDVALLSGDKSRHKVVRIDCGLDAAAALDRLGVH, translated from the coding sequence ATGAAACCTTGGTTGTCTTGCCAGGACGGCCACGTCCGGCTGACCTTGCACGTGCAGCCCGGCGCCAAGAAGACCGAGGCGGCCGGCGAGCACGGCGATTGCCTGAAGATACGACTGGCTGCTCCGCCGGTGGACGGCAAGGCCAACGCCGCGCTGCTGGCCTGGCTGGCCGAGCGCTTCGGCGTGGCCAAGCGCGACGTGGCGCTGCTGTCCGGCGACAAGAGCCGGCACAAGGTGGTGCGGATAGACTGCGGCCTGGACGCCGCGGCCGCGCTGGACCGTTTGGGCGTTCACTGA
- a CDS encoding FxsA family protein — protein MRALPLLLLIYPFAEIAALVALADRIGGLAVFLLVVLSSMLGLWMLRNQKLGALLTLGSVMRQGDKVSLYSLLWPLRYALAGLLFLLPGLLSDIAAILLLLPLKGPDIQLRTPGGAPGAGPAGGSDVIEGEYSRVDETTPPGRRIQ, from the coding sequence ATGCGCGCACTCCCGTTGCTGTTGTTGATTTACCCGTTCGCCGAAATCGCCGCCCTGGTGGCGCTGGCCGACCGCATCGGCGGCCTGGCGGTGTTCCTCTTGGTGGTGCTGTCCTCGATGCTGGGCCTGTGGATGCTGCGCAACCAGAAGCTGGGCGCGCTGCTGACGCTGGGCAGCGTGATGCGCCAAGGCGACAAGGTGTCGCTGTATTCGCTGCTATGGCCGCTGCGCTACGCGCTGGCCGGCCTGCTTTTCCTGCTGCCCGGCCTGCTCAGCGATATTGCCGCCATCCTGCTGCTGCTGCCGCTGAAGGGCCCGGACATCCAGCTGCGCACGCCGGGCGGCGCGCCCGGCGCCGGCCCCGCCGGCGGCAGCGACGTCATCGAGGGCGAATACAGCCGCGTCGACGAGACCACGCCTCCCGGACGCCGCATTCAGTGA
- the cutA gene encoding divalent-cation tolerance protein CutA produces the protein MIVCNAPDAEAAERIATTLVAEQLAACVNILAPCRSVYRWQGEVERAEEIPLLIKTRADAYPQLEARLAALHPYDVPEIVALPVARGLPSYLTWVSDSVISSGG, from the coding sequence TTGATTGTCTGCAACGCGCCGGACGCGGAAGCCGCCGAGCGCATCGCGACGACGCTGGTGGCGGAGCAACTTGCCGCCTGCGTCAATATTCTGGCCCCCTGCCGCTCAGTGTACCGCTGGCAGGGCGAGGTGGAGCGGGCGGAAGAGATTCCGCTGCTGATCAAGACCCGCGCTGACGCGTATCCGCAACTGGAGGCGCGGCTGGCGGCGCTGCATCCGTACGATGTGCCGGAGATCGTCGCGCTGCCGGTGGCGCGGGGATTGCCCTCTTACTTGACATGGGTATCGGACAGCGTGATTTCAAGTGGGGGATGA
- a CDS encoding sigma-70 family RNA polymerase sigma factor, which translates to MLDSYYRELLNFLTRATGSRHRAEDVAQDVYLKVLNLQSPRRANGGASVRSPRALLYAAARNLLIDGHRREQARPPLDEIDANLAAPAHCEPERRLAARQQLALLEQAIAALPPRCRQAFVLFKLDGLSQAEIAAEMGISRNMVEKHIINGMLACKRALEREGER; encoded by the coding sequence GTGTTGGACAGCTATTATCGCGAATTGCTCAATTTTCTCACCCGGGCCACCGGCTCGCGACACCGCGCCGAAGACGTCGCGCAGGACGTCTATCTGAAAGTGCTGAATCTGCAATCGCCGCGGCGGGCGAACGGCGGCGCGTCGGTGCGCTCGCCGCGGGCGCTGCTGTACGCGGCCGCGCGCAACCTGCTGATAGATGGCCATAGGCGCGAGCAGGCGCGGCCGCCGCTCGACGAGATCGACGCCAATCTGGCCGCGCCGGCGCATTGCGAGCCGGAGCGGAGGCTGGCGGCGCGCCAGCAACTGGCGCTGCTGGAACAGGCCATCGCCGCGTTGCCGCCGCGCTGCCGACAAGCCTTCGTGCTGTTCAAGCTGGATGGATTGAGCCAGGCCGAGATCGCCGCCGAAATGGGCATCTCCCGCAATATGGTGGAAAAGCACATCATCAACGGCATGCTGGCGTGTAAGCGCGCGCTGGAGCGGGAGGGAGAGCGATGA
- a CDS encoding FecR family protein: MRRDGEAANQESADAEAARWRLRRREGLDEAGRAALAAWLDASGEHRRAYAAHARVDALLAEMGPQRRERLAARGASRGRRGLLAACAGVLLACSLAWQWRATQPQWRDALASARGQLLERGLADGSRVWLDADGKAMLAYYADRREARLDRGQAMFSIARDPERPFIVEAGPLRVRVLGTRFAVRNLSGRVEVAVAHGRVEVAEQGGEGRKWLLTDGQRAVWRDGELRPDSPVAPASVGEWRTGRLAFSNRPLAEVLAEFERYGPTGLRLARPALGRLRLSGSFASHDAAAFARALPGVLPVALRRVGETMVIEARAPGG, translated from the coding sequence ATGAGGCGGGATGGAGAGGCGGCGAACCAGGAGTCGGCCGACGCGGAGGCCGCGCGCTGGCGGCTGAGGCGGCGCGAGGGGCTGGACGAAGCGGGCAGAGCGGCGCTGGCGGCCTGGCTGGACGCCTCCGGCGAACATCGCCGCGCCTACGCCGCGCATGCGAGGGTGGACGCCTTGCTGGCGGAAATGGGGCCGCAGCGCAGAGAGCGGCTCGCCGCCCGCGGCGCTTCCCGAGGCCGGCGGGGATTGTTGGCGGCGTGCGCCGGCGTGCTGCTCGCCTGTTCGCTGGCTTGGCAATGGCGGGCGACGCAGCCGCAATGGCGCGACGCGCTGGCGAGCGCCCGCGGCCAGCTGCTGGAGCGAGGGCTGGCGGATGGCAGCCGCGTCTGGCTGGACGCGGATGGCAAGGCGATGCTCGCCTACTACGCCGACCGCCGCGAGGCGAGGCTGGATCGCGGCCAGGCGATGTTCAGCATCGCGCGCGATCCGGAGCGGCCGTTCATTGTGGAGGCCGGCCCGCTGCGGGTGAGGGTGTTGGGCACCCGCTTCGCGGTGCGAAACCTGAGCGGCCGGGTGGAAGTGGCGGTGGCGCACGGCAGGGTGGAGGTGGCGGAGCAGGGCGGAGAGGGACGGAAATGGCTGCTGACCGACGGCCAGCGTGCGGTTTGGCGCGATGGCGAATTGCGGCCGGACAGTCCGGTGGCGCCGGCTTCGGTGGGGGAGTGGCGCACCGGGCGACTGGCGTTTTCCAACCGGCCGCTGGCCGAGGTGTTGGCAGAGTTCGAGCGCTATGGCCCCACCGGGCTGAGGCTGGCGCGGCCGGCGCTGGGGCGGCTGCGGCTGAGCGGCAGTTTCGCCAGCCATGACGCCGCCGCCTTTGCCCGCGCTTTGCCTGGCGTATTGCCGGTGGCGTTGCGGCGGGTTGGCGAGACGATGGTGATCGAGGCGCGCGCGCCGGGCGGCTGA